In one window of Musa acuminata AAA Group cultivar baxijiao chromosome BXJ3-2, Cavendish_Baxijiao_AAA, whole genome shotgun sequence DNA:
- the LOC135630755 gene encoding zinc finger protein ZAT3-like: protein MAKTKPRRKPDLAAATTAGPKATTPPCTECGKRFSSWKALFGHMRCHPERQWRGINPPPHLRRPLPLASPTPEEHFTDEEYEVAASLILLSRGPHRNISALCRAEPERADAMQPFSFPQPQQTSGGVLVGSEDACRSWKRAWEAGEATRCYHKCKCDVCSRGFAAGQALGGHKRHHWEREEDIVVGCSSSGNYDLDLNLPPPSLENNEANPSTVLDLRLGI, encoded by the coding sequence ATGGCGAAGACAAAGCCCCGAAGAAAGCCGGACCTGGCGGCTGCCACCACCGCCGGGCCGAAGGCCACCACCCCACCGTGCACCGAGTGCGGCAAGCGCTTCTCTTCCTGGAAGGCCCTGTTCGGGCACATGCGCTGCCACCCCGAGCGCCAGTGGCGCGGCATCAATCCCCCGCCACACCTCCGGCGTCCGCTCCCCCTCGCGAGCCCGACTCCAGAGGAACACTTCACCGATGAGGAGTACGAGGTGGCCGCCAGCCTCATCCTGCTCTCCCGTGGCCCTCACAGGAACATCAGCGCGCTTTGCCGGGCGGAACCAGAGCGCGCGGACGCAATGCAGCCCTTCTCCTTCCCGCAGCCGCAGCAGACAAGTGGCGGCGTCCTAGTAGGTTCAGAAGATGCGTGCCGGAGTTGGAAGAGAGCATGGGAGGCGGGTGAGGCAACGAGGTGCTATCACAAGTGCAAATGCGACGTTTGCTCGAGGGGCTTCGCCGCTGGCCAGGCTCTTGGGGGGCACAAGCGGCATCACTGGGAGAGAGAGGAGGACATTGTTGTGGGCTGTTCATCTTCTGGGAACTACGATTTGGACCTCAACTTGCCCCCCCCTTCGTTAGAGAACAACGAAGCCAACCCAAGCACTGTTTTGGACTTAAGGTTGGGCATTTGA